The following are from one region of the Oryzias latipes chromosome 12, ASM223467v1 genome:
- the LOC101155704 gene encoding alpha-1A adrenergic receptor-like: MMVPAENMTIFSLEDACFNCSSSTHMDVDVAKAVVLGVVMVVFVVFGVFGNILVILSVLLHHQWRSVTHYFIANLAAADLLLSSAVLPFSATSEALGRWVFGRSLCNVWAALDVLCCTASILSLCVISIDRFLAVSYPLRYPAIATGRRGLTAVAALWGLSAAISVGPLFGWKEPHPEDETVCRITEEPGYALFSALGSFYIPLAIILAMYCRVYTVAKRVSKSLQESQREGVEMEGVMLRKHRGKAAHCGRQEDEEEATMHKRPSFPLPKLMKFSGEVKAAKTLGIVVGCFVLCWLPFFLVLPIGR; this comes from the coding sequence ATGATGGTTCCTGCTGAGAACATGACCATCTTCTCACTTGAAGATGCCTGTTTCAACTGCAGCTCCTCCACCCATATGGACGTGGACGTGGCCAAAGCGGTGGTTTTGGGGGTTGTGATGGTGGTCTTTGTAGTTTTTGGGGTGTTCGGCAACATTCTGGTCATCCTGTCTGTACTGCTGCACCACCAATGGCGCTCAGTGACTCATTACTTCATAGCAAACCTGGCAGCGGCAGACCTCCTTCTCAGCTCCGCCGTCCTGCCTTTCTCCGCCACCTCTGAGGCCCTGGGCAGGTGGGTGTTCGGCCGCTCCCTCTGCAATGTATGGGCTGCCCTGGATGTACTCTGCTGCACCGCCTCCATCCTCAGCCTCTGTGTGATTTCCATCGACCGCTTTTTGGCCGTCAGCTACCCGCTGCGCTATCCTGCCATAGCTACCGGCCGGCGAGGCCTGACAGCGGTGGCCGCCCTCTGGGGACTCTCAGCGGCCATTTCTGTGGGCCCTCTGTTCGGGTGGAAGGAGCCTCACCCAGAAGACGAGACGGTGTGCCGGATCACAGAGGAGCCAGGCTATGCTCTGTTTTCTGCTTTGGGCTCCTTCTACATTCCCCTGGCCATCATCCTGGCCATGTACTGCCGTGTCTACACTGTGGCCAAAAGAGTAAGCAAAAGCCTGCAGGAGAGCCAAAGAGAAGGAGTGGAGATGGAGGGGGTGATGCTGAGGAAACACAGAGGGAAAGCTGCTCACTGTGGGagacaggaggatgaagaggaggccaCCATGCACAAACGGCCCTCTTTCCCATTACCCAAGCTGATGAAGTTCTCAGGAGAGGTGAAGGCAGCCAAGACTCTAGGAATCGTTGTGGGCTGCTTTGTTCTGTGCTGGCTTCCCTTCTTCCTGGTTTTACCCATCGGTAGGTAA